The sequence TGTCGACGGCGATTGCGTTCTCGAAGGGCGCCGCGAGGTCGTACGGCGCCAGCGCCGACCGCGCCGTCTCGTACGCGAGCAGATCGGCCCTGATGGCACCGTCCTCGGTACCGATGATGCAGACCCGCGTCACGACGACCCCTCCGTCCGAGACCGCTCGACGACCTCGACGGACGCGGCCGCGTCGGCGGCCCACTCGAACAGGTCCGCCGGCTCGGCCGCCTCGACGGCCGCGACCGTCGCTCGCGTCGCCGGTTTGTCCGGTGCCACTCGCTGACAACCCGCGTCGATGGTCGCGTCATTGTAGGTGCCGATCCGCCTGGCCGCGGCGATGATCTCCTGTTTGTCCCGGGTGAGTAGTGGGCGGTGGATCGGCACCCGGGTCGCCCTGTCGACCGCGTTCAGGTTGCGGACGGTCTGGCTCGACTTCTGGCCGAGGGCTTCGCCCGTGACGATGCCGGCGGCGTCGACGGTGTCGGCGACGTGTTCGGCGATCCTGTACATGAACCGTCGGTAGGAGAGCATCCGCGTCGAGTCGATCGCGTCGACGAGCCGATCGACGTACTCCCCGACCTGGACGACCCGCGGTCGCATGTCCTGGGTTGGTACGTACTGGGCGAGAGTATCGATGGTCGCGAACGCCCGCTCACGATGGTCGACACCACCGTACGCGCCCAGATCGAGATAGAGGGGGACGATCGGCGCGCCCCGGCGCATCGCCTGCCAGCCGGCGACGGGCGAATCGATGCCTCCGCTGATCAGCGCGACCAGTGGCGCCTGCGTCCCGACCGGAAACCCGCCCGGCCCGTCCCGCTTCTCGACGAACACGAAAGCCTCCTCGTCGCGTACCTCCACGAAAAAGCGGTGATCGGGGTCGTCCAGGTCGACGACTGGGTCGACGTCGTCCGAGACCGCCCGCCAGATTGCGTCGCCGCCCTCGTGACCGACGTCGTGACTGGTGAAATCGTGATCGCCGGTCCGCCGTGCCTCCACGGCGAAGGTCCCGCCGTCGTAGACCGTCCGGGCGGTCGCCGCGAGGGCGTCGGTGATCGCATCCATCCTCGCCGGCACGGCCCGGGCAGGGCTGGCGGTGTGGACGCCGAAGACGTCCGTCACCGCGTCTGTCGCCCCCTCCGGCTCGTCGGTTCGGACGAACAGCCGACCCCACTCGTGCTCGACTCGTCCCTCGACCCCCCGTGCGTCGAGCATCGCGGCGACGCGCTCGGCGAGATGGCCCTCCATCGCTGCCTGTACGTGGGCGGACTTCACGCCGATGTCGCCGTGCCGCAGGAGTACCACGTCCGCGCCGGGGACAGTCATTGGCGGGAACACGACCCGATGGCCTAAACCGGCTTCGCTAGAACGTCGTCAGTTCGCCCTGGATCGTCCGTTCGGTGACGTCGGCGACGTGGGCGAGGTCGTCGTCGACGATGTCCCGAACCTCCTGTTCGATGTCGCCGAGACCGACCCCCGCTGCCGTCGTCACGTGGACATCGGCGACGTGGGGGGCGTCGATGGGGGAGCCGATCTGACTGAGGAGACGCACGCGCAGGTCACGGATGCCCTCGACGTTCTCGACGACGTCGGCCGCGATCTGATTCGAGAGGAGGTTGTAGATCTTGCCGATGTGGTTGACCGGATTCTTGCCACTGGTCGCCTCCATCGACATCGAACGGTTGGGGGTGATGAGACCGTTGGCGCGGTTGCCACGACCGACCGACCCGTCGTCGCCCTGCTCAGCGCTCGTGCCGGTAGTTGTGAGATAGATCGATCCCTCGGCGTAGTCGTCGGCCGTATTGACGTGCACCCGCACCTCCCGGTCCGTGTACTCGACGGCCAGATCGGTGACGAACTCCCTGACGGCCTCGACTTCCGCCCGGTATGCGTCCATGTTTGGAACGTACGCGTCGACCATGGCCGCTGCGACGGTGAGGTCGATGATGTCGCCCTCACGTTTGCCCATCACCTTCACGTCCTCGCCGAGTGCGGGGTGACCCTCGCCGAACTCGGCGTGCAGGCGTCGCTCGGTGTTCAGGACGATCCGTTCCGTCTCGGTGAGCGGGGCGTGGCCCACGCCGAAACTCGTGTCGTTCGCCATCGGGACGGCCTCGCCGTCCTCGACGAAGACCTCCTGGAGGTCACCGGACCCCTCGCCAAGCTTGACGTCGACGATGACGTCGGATTCGAGATCGAGGTTGGGCAACGTCTCGCGCAGATATTCCCGCGCGGCGGAGAGCGCGATCGAGTCGACCGGGATGGACTGGCCGTCGTAGGCTTTCGTCGCCCGTCCGACGATGAGAAGATAGATCGGTTCGATGACGTCGCCGCCGCCGAAGGCGGGGGCCGCATCGCCGGCGACCAGTTGGGTCTCGTCAGTGTTGTAGTGTAACACCTTGCCGAACCGGTCGATGTACTCCCGGGCGAGCGCGCGCGAGACGGCCTCGGCGATGCCGTCACAGATGGAATCGGGGTGACCGATGCCCTTCCGCTCGACGATCTCGACCTCCTGGTCTTCGACTGCGCCGCGATCGAGGGCCTGAATTCGAATGTTCCGCTCGGTCATTATCGAGAGTTGCCTGCCGGCGCATCTATAACTTGCGAAAAGAACGCTCCGGCGTAATATTACTATCCCGCATCTTTGATCGGCTTTTTCAACCTCGCCCCCCCCCGCGGACGCAGTTCGATTCCCGATTCAGGAGTTCTTGCTCCCCTCGTCGGCCAAGAGCAATCCGAGATAGGAGGTTCGGATCTGCGCGTCGGGATCGAGGTCGAGCGAGCGAAGCACCTGAATGGCACCATCGCGCACCAGTTCGATCTCGTCTTCTTCTGCCTCCGCCTCGACCTCCAGGTACTGACCGAGTCCGTCGACGTCGTCCAGGGCGACCTCGTAGCCCTCGAGCGTCCAGCGGTCCCGCGTCTTCGCCACCGTTGCCGCGGGTTCGAAGCCGAGCGCCTCGAGGATGGCCTTCGCATCCGATACGTCGTCGATGGGCATCTCGATCTCTTCTCTGGTCTTCGATTCCTCGTCGACGCGTGATCCCTTGTACGTGAGAACCGTTCGCGATTCCTCGCCCTCGACCTCCCGACGGAGACGCAGTGCCTCGTCCGTCTCCGCGAAGTTCCGGTGTGGAGCGTCGAAGTAGACGTCTGTCTGTTCGACGGTCCCCCGGCGTCGAGCATCCAGTCGCTCCAGGGTCGACCGAACCGATTCGTGGTCGGCGCGGACCTTCACCTCTACCTCGTACATGGTCCAGTGAATGGCGGGTGGGCGGAAAAACGGTCCGCTCGCCGTTCGATCGCCGCTCCGTGGCCCACTCCCCTGACGCTCCAGGCCGCCACGAACCGCCGGATCGTTGCCTCGGCTCTGATCTGGCGTGTCACAGTACTGTGCCGAAGGACGAAATTCGTCGACAGCGTATCGATCGCTTCTATCGTCGGGGGCACGGGAAACGTGAAAACGGATGTCTGGGTCCCTCCCAGTATCCCAGACACCTCCCCCAATTCTCCGTTTTCACGGGGAATGCACCGTGAACGGGTGCATTCCCGTATTGTACATTATTATTAGTGGGTAAGTGGCTTATGCTTCTATCATATAAGGGTGAATTGACACCTGGCACCCACCCTACGTGACGGATATGACATTTGTAACCCCATTAGGAAAATGCCCGGGCTTGGCGATGCACGTCCTGGGAACCGCCGTGGCGGGTACAGTCACTCCTGGAGGATCTCGTCGATGTCGTCGAGTGCGCGAACGATGCGCTCGGACGCTTCTTCCGCCAGATCGTCGAGTTCGGGGAGGTCTGCCATCCCCAGGACCGTCTCGGGGTGGATCGCGCTAACGGCGACCGAACCGTCCGTGTCTTCGTACACGATGACGTTGCACGGGAGCACCGTACCCAGATCCTTCTCGGTCGAGAGGGCCTCGTGGGCCATCGGGGAATTGCAGGCGCCGAGAATCCGATACTGCGGGAATTCCTCACCGATCCGTTCCTGAAACGTCGCTGCCATGTCGGCCTCGGTCAAAATGCCGAAATCCTGACGCGACAGTGCCTCGGTCGTCGCCGCCACCACGTCCTCGAAATCATTCTCGAACTGCCGGTCGAGTGTGAATTTCATGCATGATCCACATTCGTAAAAATACAAAAGATTTTCTTGCTATCGACGGGGCCCATGAGGTCGTGCGTTCACCGTCGCTGTCCCTCCGCCAACGCTGTCATTTCGCCGTCGCTGTTCCGCCGCCACCGACCCAGACTGCCGCCAGACGGCTCTCATCATTCCTTGATCGAAGCCCAGTCCGCCCCGAGGATCGTGTAGCCACCACAAAGCGTGATTCTTAAGGGTAGAACGGGATTCGGTAGTGGTATGACTAATGAGAATACCGTCGACGAGTCCGAAGAAGCCGACGAGGAGACCGACGACGGGGGCCTCCAGCAAGGCGACTTCGTGAAAATCGCGTACACCGCCCGAACGGTCGAGGGCGGCGATCTCGTCGACACGACGGACCTCGAGACCGCCGAAGAGGAGGGCATCGAGACCGAGGAGCGGGACTTCTCGCCTCGAACCATCGTGCTGGGCGAGGGCCACCTCTTCCCCGCCGTCGAGGAGGACATCGAGGGCAAGTCGGTCGGGAGTGAGGGGTCCGTCGTCGTTTCCTCGACGGAAGCGTTCGGAGAGTATCAGGAAGAAGAGGTCAGAACGGTCAAGGCCGACAAAATTCCCGAGGACGACCGCTACCCGGGCGCACACGTCGACATCGACGGTGAGCACGGGCACGTCGAGACCATCGTCGGCGGCCGGGCCCGCGTCGACTTCAACCACCCGCTGGCGGGCCAGGACATCGAGTACGACTACGAGGTCGTCGACACGGTGGAGGACCGCGTCGAACAGGCCTCGGGACTCCTGCAGATGTACTTCGACGTCGACCTCGACA is a genomic window of Halanaeroarchaeum sulfurireducens containing:
- a CDS encoding tRNA sulfurtransferase, which translates into the protein MTVPGADVVLLRHGDIGVKSAHVQAAMEGHLAERVAAMLDARGVEGRVEHEWGRLFVRTDEPEGATDAVTDVFGVHTASPARAVPARMDAITDALAATARTVYDGGTFAVEARRTGDHDFTSHDVGHEGGDAIWRAVSDDVDPVVDLDDPDHRFFVEVRDEEAFVFVEKRDGPGGFPVGTQAPLVALISGGIDSPVAGWQAMRRGAPIVPLYLDLGAYGGVDHRERAFATIDTLAQYVPTQDMRPRVVQVGEYVDRLVDAIDSTRMLSYRRFMYRIAEHVADTVDAAGIVTGEALGQKSSQTVRNLNAVDRATRVPIHRPLLTRDKQEIIAAARRIGTYNDATIDAGCQRVAPDKPATRATVAAVEAAEPADLFEWAADAAASVEVVERSRTEGSS
- a CDS encoding methionine adenosyltransferase; this translates as MTERNIRIQALDRGAVEDQEVEIVERKGIGHPDSICDGIAEAVSRALAREYIDRFGKVLHYNTDETQLVAGDAAPAFGGGDVIEPIYLLIVGRATKAYDGQSIPVDSIALSAAREYLRETLPNLDLESDVIVDVKLGEGSGDLQEVFVEDGEAVPMANDTSFGVGHAPLTETERIVLNTERRLHAEFGEGHPALGEDVKVMGKREGDIIDLTVAAAMVDAYVPNMDAYRAEVEAVREFVTDLAVEYTDREVRVHVNTADDYAEGSIYLTTTGTSAEQGDDGSVGRGNRANGLITPNRSMSMEATSGKNPVNHIGKIYNLLSNQIAADVVENVEGIRDLRVRLLSQIGSPIDAPHVADVHVTTAAGVGLGDIEQEVRDIVDDDLAHVADVTERTIQGELTTF
- the cyaB gene encoding class IV adenylate cyclase; this encodes MYEVEVKVRADHESVRSTLERLDARRRGTVEQTDVYFDAPHRNFAETDEALRLRREVEGEESRTVLTYKGSRVDEESKTREEIEMPIDDVSDAKAILEALGFEPAATVAKTRDRWTLEGYEVALDDVDGLGQYLEVEAEAEEDEIELVRDGAIQVLRSLDLDPDAQIRTSYLGLLLADEGSKNS
- a CDS encoding DUF302 domain-containing protein — its product is MKFTLDRQFENDFEDVVAATTEALSRQDFGILTEADMAATFQERIGEEFPQYRILGACNSPMAHEALSTEKDLGTVLPCNVIVYEDTDGSVAVSAIHPETVLGMADLPELDDLAEEASERIVRALDDIDEILQE
- a CDS encoding FKBP-type peptidyl-prolyl cis-trans isomerase; this encodes MTNENTVDESEEADEETDDGGLQQGDFVKIAYTARTVEGGDLVDTTDLETAEEEGIETEERDFSPRTIVLGEGHLFPAVEEDIEGKSVGSEGSVVVSSTEAFGEYQEEEVRTVKADKIPEDDRYPGAHVDIDGEHGHVETIVGGRARVDFNHPLAGQDIEYDYEVVDTVEDRVEQASGLLQMYFDVDLDMHIDTDEVETEVTVEPDEEDAEPETTTEIEAQETLYIESDPQLQFNQQWMMSKQQILGDVMDKIGVDRVIVQEIIDGSGMPGMGMGGMGGGLGDIDEALEDADIDADEIIDELDEEGEDVDADELLDEE